In one window of Methanosarcina vacuolata Z-761 DNA:
- the mtaB gene encoding methanol--corrinoid protein co-methyltransferase MtaB, which produces MAVTRCTKMAYASADDMVFGKAVTPVKTGLGLEIGAGYTTPEVNYAPRPEAGASKEKLIKEYERITTDIMARMVQIGAPAVVLETEHVQQMSNHPDWGAAVAHAQKTIMEDYHDEYGIKCALRHTIGDIRETRDFLALRGDKYSVFMEAFEQCAQNGADMLAVESMGGKEVFDYAILRNDMAGVLYGIGVLGSIDMEMIWQDIASVAKKNNVIASGDTDCAQANTAMFIAGGLLDKNLAHTLAIIARTISAARSLVAYEAGAVGPGKDCGYENTIVKSIAGVPIAQEGKTSTCAHSDLMGNIVMQCCDLWSNESVEYHGEFGGTTVQCWGETLAYDCALMNVALDSGNEKILRDMFVASDIYRDAQGYVLAYPNAYRVGQAIAKDGNDIYLRAKNAAIECINIVEEGARGKLELSRFEAKALADAKAAFEALTDDKEKFMSDCLTKYKQEVKVFKPENYDL; this is translated from the coding sequence ATGGCAGTAACAAGATGTACTAAAATGGCTTATGCAAGCGCAGATGACATGGTTTTCGGAAAAGCTGTCACGCCAGTTAAAACAGGGCTGGGACTTGAAATCGGTGCCGGTTACACAACTCCCGAAGTAAACTATGCCCCAAGACCTGAAGCAGGAGCATCCAAAGAAAAGCTCATAAAGGAATACGAAAGGATCACTACCGACATTATGGCAAGGATGGTTCAAATCGGAGCTCCAGCTGTCGTGCTTGAAACCGAACATGTTCAGCAGATGTCCAATCACCCTGATTGGGGAGCAGCCGTTGCACACGCCCAGAAAACTATCATGGAAGATTACCATGATGAATACGGCATAAAGTGCGCACTCCGCCACACCATTGGTGACATCCGCGAGACCAGAGACTTCCTCGCTCTCAGAGGAGACAAGTACAGCGTCTTTATGGAGGCATTCGAACAGTGTGCCCAGAACGGTGCTGATATGCTTGCAGTAGAGTCAATGGGTGGAAAAGAAGTATTTGACTATGCAATCCTCAGGAACGACATGGCCGGAGTACTTTACGGCATAGGTGTTCTCGGCAGCATAGATATGGAAATGATCTGGCAAGACATCGCATCAGTTGCAAAAAAGAATAATGTAATAGCATCAGGTGACACAGACTGTGCCCAGGCAAACACTGCGATGTTCATTGCAGGCGGGCTGCTGGACAAGAACCTCGCCCACACACTTGCAATCATTGCAAGGACGATTTCTGCCGCAAGATCTCTCGTTGCTTACGAAGCCGGTGCAGTCGGCCCTGGAAAGGACTGTGGTTACGAAAATACCATTGTAAAATCCATTGCAGGTGTCCCGATAGCTCAGGAAGGTAAAACTTCAACCTGTGCTCACTCCGACCTGATGGGTAACATTGTCATGCAGTGCTGCGACCTCTGGTCCAATGAATCTGTTGAGTATCACGGCGAATTCGGCGGTACCACAGTTCAGTGTTGGGGAGAAACCTTAGCTTATGACTGTGCCCTAATGAATGTTGCTCTTGATTCAGGTAATGAAAAAATACTCAGGGACATGTTCGTAGCTTCGGATATATACAGAGACGCACAGGGCTATGTACTCGCATACCCGAACGCCTACAGAGTAGGACAGGCAATTGCAAAAGACGGAAATGATATTTACCTCCGTGCCAAGAACGCCGCTATCGAATGCATTAATATTGTCGAAGAAGGAGCAAGGGGTAAACTCGAGCTCTCCAGATTCGAAGCTAAAGCCCTTGCAGACGCAAAGGCCGCTTTTGAGGCCCTCACCGACGACAAAGAAAAGTTCATGAGTGACTGCCTTACAAAGTATAAACAGGAAGTCAAAGTATTCAAGCCGGAGAACTACGACCTCTAA
- the mtaA gene encoding methylcobamide:CoM methyltransferase MtaA, giving the protein MSKMTLKERLLNALEGKEVDKVPVCSVTQTGIVELMDEVGAPWPEAHSDPEKMAKLAIANYELSGLEAVRVPYCLTVLAEAMGCEVNMGTKNRQPSVTAHPYTKDLEGMEMPENLLDMGRIRAVLDSIKLIREKVGPDVPIIGGMEGPITLASDLASVKSFMKWSIKKPDLLHQVLDFATDATIAYANSMVVAGADIISVADPVASPDLLSPESFKNDLQSRLQKFSSNVNSVTVLHICGSVSPILNYMADCGFEGLSVEEKVGSIKKAKEVLGDRARLVGNISSPFVLLPGPVDKIKEESKKAISEGVDVLAPGCGIAPMTPLFHIKAMVEARDEYYA; this is encoded by the coding sequence ATGAGTAAGATGACACTTAAGGAGAGACTTTTAAACGCGCTTGAAGGAAAAGAAGTTGACAAAGTGCCGGTCTGTTCTGTAACCCAGACAGGAATCGTTGAATTAATGGATGAAGTTGGGGCTCCCTGGCCGGAGGCTCATTCTGATCCTGAAAAAATGGCGAAGCTTGCGATTGCAAACTATGAATTAAGCGGGCTTGAAGCTGTAAGAGTTCCATATTGCCTGACTGTGCTTGCCGAAGCTATGGGCTGTGAGGTTAATATGGGAACCAAAAACAGGCAGCCTTCAGTTACTGCACATCCCTATACCAAAGACCTTGAAGGCATGGAAATGCCTGAGAACCTGCTTGATATGGGGAGAATCAGGGCTGTACTTGATTCAATCAAACTTATAAGGGAAAAAGTAGGGCCAGATGTACCTATTATAGGAGGAATGGAAGGACCTATTACTCTTGCTTCCGATCTGGCGAGTGTAAAGTCCTTTATGAAATGGTCTATTAAAAAGCCTGATCTGTTACATCAGGTACTGGATTTCGCAACTGATGCCACAATAGCGTATGCAAATTCAATGGTTGTTGCAGGAGCAGACATCATCTCCGTTGCCGATCCTGTAGCATCTCCTGACCTGCTGAGTCCAGAATCTTTTAAAAATGATCTCCAGTCAAGGTTGCAGAAGTTTTCCTCAAACGTAAATTCTGTTACGGTACTGCATATATGTGGAAGTGTGTCCCCTATCCTTAACTATATGGCAGATTGCGGTTTCGAAGGTTTGAGCGTTGAAGAAAAAGTTGGCAGTATTAAGAAGGCTAAGGAAGTGCTTGGGGATAGAGCAAGGCTCGTAGGAAATATCTCAAGTCCTTTTGTTCTGCTTCCTGGTCCTGTCGATAAGATAAAAGAAGAATCGAAAAAAGCGATTTCCGAAGGTGTAGATGTACTGGCGCCTGGCTGCGGAATTGCACCTATGACTCCGCTTTTCCACATTAAAGCGATGGTCGAGGCAAGAGACGAATACTACGCTTGA
- a CDS encoding glycogen/starch/alpha-glucan phosphorylase translates to MENLHGVLERQNIAYFSMEIGLRSEISTYAGGLGGLAGDVIRSAADLNIPLVAVTLVSNKGYFRQILDPEGNQTEHADEWDPSRFMTLCEEEVKVKIQNRDVKLRAWTYTYKSHIEGCVPIIFLDTNVEGNESEDRKITDFLYGGDQRYRLK, encoded by the coding sequence ATGGAGAATCTTCACGGAGTACTGGAGAGACAAAATATTGCTTATTTTTCAATGGAGATAGGTCTTCGTAGTGAAATTTCGACCTATGCAGGGGGATTAGGGGGTCTTGCAGGTGATGTTATCCGCTCAGCCGCGGATCTGAATATCCCACTGGTAGCAGTAACACTGGTAAGCAATAAAGGCTATTTTAGACAGATTCTTGATCCTGAAGGAAATCAAACAGAACATGCTGATGAGTGGGATCCTTCGCGTTTTATGACTCTTTGCGAAGAAGAGGTAAAAGTAAAAATTCAGAATAGAGACGTTAAACTCAGAGCCTGGACTTATACTTACAAGAGCCATATAGAAGGCTGCGTGCCGATAATTTTTCTAGATACAAATGTTGAAGGAAATGAATCGGAAGACCGCAAGATTACGGATTTTCTATATGGAGGCGATCAACGCTATAGACTCAAGTAG
- the mtaC gene encoding methanol--corrinoid protein MtaC yields MEVRHLIDIDPSGILVRYNVKMEKEMTPEEAAEELYPKDSMIYPIAKAIFEGEEDDVVEGLEKAISSGKDPISLINDALMVGMGVVSRLYDEGVIFLPNVMMSADAMLEGIEYVKQKAGKSPETKGKIVCHVAEGDVHDIGKNIVAALLRAAGYDVVDLGRDVPVDEVIAAVEKEKPLMLTGTALMTTTMYAFKEVNDKLLEKGYRIPFACGGGAVNQDFVSEYELGVYGEEAADAAKIADFIKANGDNIVKLREKFHRH; encoded by the coding sequence ATGGAGGTTAGACATTTGATAGATATAGATCCCAGTGGCATTCTGGTTCGTTACAACGTAAAAATGGAAAAGGAAATGACACCAGAAGAGGCTGCAGAAGAACTTTACCCAAAGGATTCAATGATTTATCCGATTGCAAAGGCCATCTTTGAAGGCGAAGAGGATGATGTTGTTGAGGGGTTGGAAAAGGCTATCAGTTCCGGAAAAGACCCGATCTCCCTTATTAATGACGCATTGATGGTTGGAATGGGAGTAGTCTCTAGGCTTTATGATGAGGGAGTTATTTTCCTGCCAAACGTCATGATGTCTGCTGATGCCATGTTGGAAGGTATCGAATACGTTAAGCAGAAAGCAGGAAAATCACCTGAAACCAAAGGAAAAATCGTTTGTCACGTTGCAGAAGGTGACGTGCACGATATCGGAAAGAACATTGTGGCCGCACTACTGAGAGCAGCCGGCTATGATGTAGTGGATCTTGGAAGAGATGTCCCTGTGGACGAAGTAATAGCTGCCGTGGAGAAAGAAAAGCCCCTCATGCTTACAGGTACAGCCCTCATGACAACGACTATGTATGCATTCAAGGAAGTTAATGACAAACTTCTGGAGAAAGGCTACAGGATTCCATTCGCATGCGGCGGTGGTGCTGTCAACCAGGACTTCGTGTCAGAGTATGAGCTTGGCGTGTACGGTGAGGAAGCAGCCGATGCCGCGAAAATAGCCGATTTCATCAAGGCAAATGGAGACAACATTGTGAAACTGAGGGAGAAATTCCATAGACACTGA